One part of the Phaeodactylum tricornutum CCAP 1055/1 chromosome 17, whole genome shotgun sequence genome encodes these proteins:
- a CDS encoding predicted protein produces MVSAPEDALRRRSIAVPPGSASPSQQEVRKKRKRKRPNEAEPPFYVLFLQVGTTLLILVWALHGSYRWVVPAALAPDLGEDSYDDDVAMPVEIHEQDRNVGPLRLKMTDLLTNAYPEPHDEQPTIPALPTWNLTAESDFDAYALAERFHTNSTVNTLFWQTAAGLRRQFAKLYGGENSARALLTRGLSIFGASLITDVSISSLPSDLRWTACRIQSARIEKRPFRFAFGGYSVTVGRGNLFRQSFPLVMEKLLHTSFLTLDVDLQVNNAAIGGCPAFPYGWCMKNFWGEEPDVVSWDFAMNEAGGDPRGMEAYLRHLWQLPRQPKVIVKDTFMATDRRLLLQTYVQQHNILHDPVVVHTEPAVRPFLDRPEHSRPEGFLSWREFGSPLGAPGQALHHPAVKEHELIAWLLTMHFLSALQVVAASDEVSNLLQCPTPNPNYLVPPPQTLMANNSTDVWNTLMYGRPSHTGFWLMNQVQCRTTFEPIVDGDLSSIIVSGSEGESLDVMLPKSKMYYNRGWVLDLSDGEKQAKRKLNIFGGLGFLDSKKAYYGLKSSGTLRFLLPYEISGSSNNTLISQQKVGDRAKDWFQSVTICQVNERREGGACNAEQDLHLTLGGLNITNASMIDAARTLYLGKKLCVYLPVPETALLTSRKVLTANETPDLVFVDNVDEERENRVGLALEVSIINNHIIRREQACSVSHVVWEQHWAASPLSESLRAASSIDF; encoded by the coding sequence ATGGTGAGCGCACCGGAAGACGCCTTGCGACGAAGATCCATTGCCGTACCACCAGGGAGCGCTTCTCCCAGTCAACAAGAAGtccggaagaagcgaaaacGCAAAAGACCCAACGAAGCCGAGCCACCCTTTTACGTATTGTTTCTGCAAGTTGGCACGACCTTGCTGATTCTAGTGTGGGCTCTACATGGATCCTATCGATGGGTCGTCCCAGCGGCGCTCGCTCCGGATCTAGGCGAAGATTCTTATGACGACGATGTAGCTATGCCTGTCGAGATCCATGAACAAGACCGCAATGTGGGACCCTTGCGACTGAAAATGACCGATTTGCTCACGAACGCTTACCCGGAACCCCACGACGAGCAGCCCACAATCCCTGCGTTGCCGACGTGGAATCTAACCGCCGAGTCGGACTTTGACGCCTACGCCTTGGCCGAAAGGTTTCACACAAATAGCACCGTGAATACGCTGTTTTGGCAGACAGCCGCGGGTTTGCGACGACAATTCGCCAAACTCTACGGGGGAGAAAATTCCGCCCGAGCCCTGCTCACCCGGGGGTTGTCGATCTTTGGCGCCTCTCTTATTACTGATGTTTCGATCAGCTCGCTTCCTTCCGACTTGCGCTGGACAGCCTGTCGAATTCAGTCAGCGCGAATCGAAAAACGACCCTTTCGCTTCGCCTTTGGCGGCTATTCCGTAACGGTTGGACGGGGCAATCTGTTTCGGCAGAGCTTTCCGCTGGTAATGGAAAAACTACTGCACACATCTTTCTTGACGCTGGATGTGGACCTTCAAGTAAATAACGCGGCGATTGGTGGCTGTCCGGCCTTTCCCTACGGCTGGTGTATGAAGAACTTTTGGGGTGAGGAACCCGACGTGGTCTCCTGGGATTTCGCAATGAACGAAGCCGGAGGGGACCCGCGTGGAATGGAAGCCTACCTGCGGCACCTATGGCAACTACCACGGCAACCCAAAGTAATCGTCAAAGACACATTTATGGCAACGGACCGGCGACTATTATTGCAAACCTACGTGCAACAACACAATATACTACACGATCCCGTTGTCGTGCATACGGAACCGGCGGTTCGACCCTTTTTGGATCGACCCGAACATTCCCGACCCGAGGGATTTCTGTCCTGGAGGGAGTTTGGTTCCCCACTGGGTGCACCAGGACAAGCCTTGCACCATCCAGCCGTCAAGGAACACGAACTTATTGCTTGGCTATTGACAATGCACTTTTTGAGTGCCTTGCAAGTCGTTGCAGCGTCCGACGAAGTCTCCAATCTTTTACAGTGCCCAACTCCGAATCCAAACTATTTGGTACCTCCGCCGCAGACTCTAATGGCCAATAATAGCACCGATGTTTGGAACACTTTGATGTATGGAAGGCCATCCCATACGGGATTTTGGCTTATGAATCAGGTACAGTGTCGAACGACTTTTGAACCAATCGTCGACGGAGACCTCTCGTCCATCATTGTATCGGGCAGCGAGGGGGAAAGTCTCGACGTTATGCTTCCCAAGTCCAAAATGTATTACAACCGAGGATGGGTCTTGGATCTCAGCGACGGTGAAAAGCAAGCCAAGCGAAAACTCAACATATTTGGAGGACTCGGATTTCTCGACAGCAAAAAGGCCTACTATGGGTTAAAGTCTTCAGGAACTTTGCGTTTTTTGTTGCCTTACGAAATCAGCGGGTCATCGAACAACACCTTAATATCACAGCAAAAAGTTGGCGATCGCGCCAAAGACTGGTTTCAATCCGTCACTATTTGTCAAGTGAATGAGAGAAGGGAAGGTGGAGCCTGCAATGCGGAACAAGATCTACACCTGACCCTAGGTGGACTCAATATAACCAATGCGAGCATGATTGATGCGGCTCGAACGTTGTACTTGGGCAAGAAACTCTGCGTGTACCTGCCGGTTCCCGAAACGGCATTATTGACGTCGAGAAAAGTGCTAACAGCAAACGAGACACCGGATCTCGTGTTTGTCGACAACGTGGATGAAGAAAGGGAGAACCGCGTGGGTCTCGCTCTGGAGGTGTCCATAATCAACAACCATATTATACGGCGAGAGCAAGCTTGTTCGGTATCACACGTTGTATGGGAACAACATTGGGCAGCATCTCCATTGAGTGAAAGCTTACGAGCAGCCTCTAGTATTGATTTTTAA
- a CDS encoding predicted protein: MPSESILKDALTAYLQPLLKKHEANTLVEFEDLTASWKAADAVLKRSSAADDAVKQVSDLHKSQLQAYQKAAKEALSSWATNDFVLPTRQAKEVADTYSYRCVEAATVQRPLWKVPATALENCLIKVVQHRAAAQTEETVEEGEELDEDTDTIDAKEDDDEVGEEEGEEDEEEEGEVEEDEMGEDDGEAIVETPTGEESDKVNEAAMKAALTNRKRVLLAKKKGQADGKAKQAPKKKIVLAKVGANTASSGTKQGARRKNAPRRGGRSGGRAKGNS; the protein is encoded by the exons ATGCCTTCTGAATCCATACTGAAAGATGCTTTGACGGCTTACTTGCAACCACTGCTGAAAAAACACGAGGCCAATACTCTGGTGGAATTTGAGGATCTGACGGCATCATGGAAGGCGGCCGATGCTGTTCTAAAGCGTAGCTCTGCGGCTGATGATGCAGTG AAGCAGGTGTCCGACTTGCACAAGTCACAGTTGCAGGCCTATCAGAAAGCAGCCAAAGAAGCACTTTCCTCGTGGGCGACCAACGATTTTGTCCTACCGACACGACAGGCGAAAGAAGTCGCCGATACCTACAGCTACCGCTGTGTCGAAGCTGCAACGGTGCAGCGCCCTCTTTGGAAGGTACCGGCAACTGCTTTGGAGAATTGTCTTATTAAAGTTGTTCAACACAGAGCCGCTGCTCAGACCGAGGAGACCGTGGAAGAAGGGGAAGAGTTGGACGAGGACACTGACACTATTGATGCGAaagaggatgacgacgaagtgGGCGAGGAGGAAGGagaggaagatgaagaggagGAGGGTGAAGTagaggaagacgaaatgGGTGAAGACGACGGGGAGGCCATCGTAGAAACACCAACAGGCGAAGAAAGCGACAAGGTGAACGAAGCAGCAATGAAGGCTGCACTTACCAACAGAAAAAGGGTCCTTTTGGCGAAAAAGAAAGGTCAGGCAGACGGAAAGGCCAAGCAAgcaccgaagaagaagattgTTTTGGCAAAGGTGGGCGCCAATACTGCTAGTAGTGGGACTAAACAGGGTGCTCGTCGAAAAAATGCGCCTCGGCGGGGCGGACGAAGTGGGGGTCGCGCCAAAGGTAACTCATAA
- a CDS encoding predicted protein, translated as MRRKQPWTKLGPDESPTPCTSKTSFSDKADGEDYEPFYVTFFKVGATLAMLVGLGLVFITYDQLLPHYKKDTFHDVTRYRHPEVHAIDMPREQSSIRIGVQNAPHVRLPETSQYDAFGIMESHFENSTTTSAKHFFQVALSIRESFAEIYGGVGQARSLLDRGLASLNETASTSIALPKKLAHHISLLQLSTSGKTSFQVVVVGGSAAASYGNYHDTAYSFVVERILRKPMQALGLEIKVHNLAMHDLTEFPISWCLKHATGGEMPDLLIYDYDESPPARFEAFLRHLGAQIPFFMFLSPKDALLPILKYYAKESFLQNPVLIRDREAARPWRNVAETQLPKGFRLWDQFDSISGTPDKTYKNRSRSHQNLIGWLIAMRLLSALQLSALEQFDEEILIQPSLPAPLLLDQSLESQIFLGGEYSAQLECFTSFEWVSRSGSMRGGGIGLESDVRSNLQNLVLRDSTIGEDSELLLPKTAQWFTKRWTLDLDTTSKRNKLRTKGSDFLGFMDWKKAFWGVPQSGPLSLLIPVSNDIKLQKGTALAQDFMMSLIVCGAETRSSGKGSCDLEADVSFSIGGHQTKPCVRRKSPTAVLKSSLLQRRS; from the exons ATGCGAAGGAAACAACCGTGGACAAAGCTAGGTCCTGACGAGTCTCCGACGCCGTGCACTAGCAAAACTTCTTTTTCGGACAAAGCTGACGGTGAAGACTACGAGCCGTTCTACGTGACGTTTTTCAAAGTCGGCGCGACTTTGGCAATGCTGGTCGGTCTCGGTTTGGTGTTCATTACGTACGATCAGCTACTACCACACTATAAGAAAGACACCTTTCATGATGTAACACGATACCGTCATCCTGAAGTCCACGCCATTGACATGCCACGGGAACAGTCTTCCATCCGAATTGGAGTCCAAAACGCACCGCACGTGCGCTTACCGGAAACATCCCAGTACGATGCGTTTGGAATCATGGAGAGCCACTTCGAAAACTCTACAACAACCAGCGCAAAGCATTTTTTTCAAGTAGCGCTATCTATCCGGGAATCGTTTGCTGAAATATACGGTGGGGTCGGCCAAGCCCGTTCTCTTCTCGACCGAGGATTGGCTTCTTTGAACGAGACAGCGTCGACTTCCATCGCACTGCCGAAAAAGTTGGCCCATCACATCTCCTTGCTTCAATTATCGACTTCTGGCAAAACATCGTTTCAAGTCGTTGTCGTAGGTGGATCTGCTGCAGCAAGCTATGGTAATTACCACGATACAGCATACTCTTTTGTTGTGGAACGCATACTACGGAAACCAATGCAGGCTCTAGGACTCGAAATCAAGGTACATAATCTGGCTATGCATGATTTGACCGAATTTCCGATAAGTTGGTGTCTGAAGCATGCCACCGGTGGCGAGATGCCCGATCTGCTCATTTATGACTACGACGAATCCCCTCCTGCTCGCTTTGAAGCTTTTTTGCGTCACTTGGGAGCCCAAATTCCGTTTTTTATGTTTTTATCACCCAAAGACGCTCTTCTGCCTATCTTAAAGTACTATGCGAAAGAATCATTTCTCCAAAACCCAGTTTTGATCCGCGATCGAGAAGCGGCTCgaccttggcgaaatgtggCCGAAACACAGCTTCCAAAGGGCTTCCGATTGTGGGATCAATTCGACTCTATTAGTGGGACACCGGATAAGACGTACAAGAATCGATCTCGATCACACCAAAATTTGATTGGTTGGTTGATCGCGATGAGGCTGTTGAGCGCCTTGCAACTTTCTGCTCTGGAACAGTTTGACGAAGAGATATTGATTCAGCCCTCGTTGCCTGCTCCTTTGCTCCTCGACCAGTCTCTAGAAAGCCAAATCTTTCTTGGCGGAGAATATTCAGCACAGCTAGAATGCTTCACAAGCTTTGAATGGGTCAGCCGTAGCGGATCGATGCGAGGAGGGGGTATTGGTCTAGAAAGTGATGTTCGCTCCAACCTCCAGAATCTTGTGTTGCGCGACAGCACCATCGGCGAAGATTCTGAGCTACTATTGCCGAAAACGGCGCAGTGGTTTACCAAAAGATGGACACTCGATTTGGACACGACCTCCAAAAGGAACAAGCTAAGAACGAAAGGATCTGACTTTCTCGGGTTTAtggattggaagaaagcCTTCTGGGGTGTGCCACAATCGGGACCTCTATCTCTACTTATACCTGTTTCGAATGATATCAAGCTACAAAAGGGAACTGCACTCGCGCAAGACTTCATGATGTCTCTGATTGTATGCGGTGCTGAAACACGAAGCTCGGGAAAAGGAAGTTGCGATCTTGAGGCAGACGTCTCTTTCAGCATTGGGGGGCACCAG ACCAAGCCTTGCGTTCGTCGAAAGAGTCCAACAGCTGTGTTGAAATCGTCACTCCTCCAAAGGCGAAGCTGA